A window of Paenibacillus polygoni contains these coding sequences:
- the rluF gene encoding 23S rRNA pseudouridine(2604) synthase RluF, with protein MRINKFISETGYCSRREADKLVDSGRVTINGIVAVLGSQAEEGDEVLVDGKPLKEKKNTVYIALNKPVGITSTTEQHIEGNIVDFVGHKERIFPIGRLDKDSEGLILLTNDGDIVNKILRSEGRHEKEYIVTVNRPITESFIRGMSTGVKILGEKTLPCTVTRISERTFRIILTEGKNRQIRRMCSAFGYEVQHLQRIRIMNIQLGSLKKGSWRDLTPDEKTELGRMLNYRLL; from the coding sequence TTGCGGATAAATAAATTTATAAGTGAAACCGGATATTGCTCTCGCCGGGAAGCGGATAAGCTTGTAGACAGTGGGAGAGTAACGATTAACGGAATAGTTGCAGTCTTAGGAAGCCAAGCGGAAGAGGGCGATGAGGTACTGGTAGACGGCAAACCTTTGAAGGAAAAGAAGAATACAGTCTATATCGCCCTTAACAAGCCGGTTGGAATTACAAGTACTACCGAACAGCATATCGAAGGAAATATCGTCGATTTTGTGGGTCATAAGGAAAGAATATTCCCTATTGGCAGACTAGATAAAGACTCTGAAGGATTAATCCTGCTAACGAATGACGGAGATATAGTAAACAAGATATTACGATCCGAAGGCAGACATGAGAAAGAATACATTGTGACCGTAAATCGGCCGATAACCGAATCGTTCATAAGAGGAATGTCTACTGGTGTGAAAATTCTCGGGGAGAAAACTCTTCCTTGTACGGTTACACGGATCTCAGAACGTACTTTCCGAATCATACTGACAGAAGGAAAGAATCGCCAAATTCGGCGGATGTGCAGTGCTTTTGGCTATGAAGTGCAGCATCTACAAAGAATTCGAATCATGAATATTCAGCTGGGTTCTCTGAAAAAAGGTTCTTGGCGTGATTTAACACCAGACGAAAAGACAGAGCTTGGCCGTATGCTTAACTATCGTCTGCTTTAA
- a CDS encoding flagellar motor protein MotB gives MKKSNKRHEEHEEHADESWLLPYSDLMTLLLALFITLFSMSSVDAKKFEEMSQALSSALNGGTGVLEHSSSYDAGPGADLGKNKSPSSNPNTATDAALAKKEQEDLEKLKKQLDDYIDKNGLTNQLDTKLNQSQLMITIADNALFASGAADVKPEAKVLAKNISRMLEQFPSYDVIVTGHTDNMPISNYKYTDNWDLSSDRALNFLKIVLQNSKLDPSKFTPSGYGEYHPVESNATAEGRAKNRRVEISIIRKYNGETKTTNVQ, from the coding sequence GTGAAAAAGAGTAATAAGCGTCACGAAGAACACGAAGAACATGCAGACGAAAGCTGGCTCTTGCCTTATTCAGATCTCATGACACTCTTACTCGCCTTATTCATCACCTTGTTCTCCATGAGTTCCGTAGATGCTAAGAAGTTTGAAGAGATGTCCCAGGCACTTAGCAGTGCTCTTAATGGAGGTACAGGAGTTCTAGAACATTCCTCCTCTTACGATGCTGGCCCTGGTGCGGATCTTGGTAAAAACAAGAGTCCTTCCAGTAATCCAAATACGGCGACAGATGCTGCACTTGCGAAAAAGGAGCAAGAAGACTTAGAAAAATTAAAGAAACAGCTCGACGATTATATTGATAAAAACGGCTTAACTAATCAGCTTGATACGAAGCTCAATCAATCCCAGCTTATGATTACTATCGCGGATAATGCTCTATTTGCATCAGGAGCGGCGGATGTGAAACCAGAGGCAAAAGTGCTTGCCAAAAATATCTCCCGAATGCTTGAACAATTCCCCTCTTATGATGTCATTGTTACCGGACATACAGATAATATGCCTATTAGCAATTACAAGTACACAGATAACTGGGATTTGAGCAGTGACCGTGCGCTGAATTTTTTGAAAATCGTACTTCAGAATTCTAAATTAGACCCTTCTAAATTCACCCCAAGTGGATATGGCGAATACCATCCCGTTGAGTCGAATGCTACGGCAGAAGGACGTGCAAAAAACAGAAGAGTTGAAATCTCCATCATTCGGAAGTATAACGGAGAAACGAAAACAACAAATGTACAATAA
- the motA gene encoding flagellar motor stator protein MotA yields MEISTIIGLILGIVALVFGMILKGAPIINLVNNPAAYLIIFGGTIATIFMAFPMSEVKKIPKLFKIVFTKPKLIEKITLISMFAEWASITRREGLLALESKVEEIDDDFLRGGMRMIIDGNDQEFVRDVLMEDIHATEDRHKVGALIFSQAGMYAPTLGVLGAVVGLIAALADLSDMEKLSHAIAAAFIATLLGIFSGYVLWHPIANKLKRMSKQEAEVKLMMVEGLLSIQSGVSTIAINQKLSVFLTPRERAELANKEGGTGEKE; encoded by the coding sequence ATGGAAATTTCAACTATTATCGGATTAATCTTAGGAATCGTTGCACTTGTATTTGGTATGATCCTGAAGGGAGCGCCAATTATCAACTTGGTAAATAACCCTGCGGCTTACCTTATCATTTTTGGCGGTACCATTGCCACGATATTCATGGCATTTCCCATGTCTGAAGTCAAAAAAATACCGAAGCTGTTCAAGATTGTCTTCACAAAACCAAAACTTATCGAGAAAATTACGCTCATTAGTATGTTTGCCGAATGGGCTTCCATTACTAGACGTGAAGGTCTGCTTGCCTTGGAATCGAAAGTAGAAGAAATCGATGATGATTTCCTTCGCGGCGGTATGCGAATGATTATTGATGGTAATGATCAGGAATTTGTACGCGACGTACTTATGGAAGATATTCATGCAACCGAAGATCGCCATAAAGTAGGTGCTCTTATTTTCTCACAAGCAGGTATGTATGCTCCAACTCTCGGTGTGCTCGGAGCAGTAGTTGGTTTAATAGCAGCTCTGGCTGATCTGAGCGATATGGAAAAGTTGTCTCATGCCATCGCAGCCGCTTTTATCGCTACCTTGCTCGGTATTTTCTCAGGTTATGTGCTGTGGCATCCCATTGCTAACAAACTGAAGCGTATGTCTAAACAGGAAGCAGAGGTCAAACTGATGATGGTGGAAGGTCTCCTTTCCATTCAATCCGGTGTTTCTACCATTGCCATTAATCAAAAATTATCTGTATTTCTGACCCCGCGTGAACGCGCTGAACTTGCTAATAAGGAGGGAGGAACAGGTGAAAAAGAGTAA
- a CDS encoding 4a-hydroxytetrahydrobiopterin dehydratase: MVFTQEEVEAHLDKLEGWEYEEGRWIVRKFTFTNFMKGIAFVDEVGLISEAFNHHPFITIDHKVVTLRLTSWDVGGITAIDIKEAQQYNEAYNRMMQV; the protein is encoded by the coding sequence ATGGTCTTTACGCAAGAGGAAGTAGAAGCTCATCTCGATAAACTCGAAGGTTGGGAGTACGAGGAAGGTCGGTGGATTGTTCGCAAATTTACATTCACCAACTTTATGAAAGGCATAGCTTTTGTGGATGAAGTAGGTTTAATCTCCGAAGCGTTTAATCATCACCCTTTCATTACGATTGACCATAAAGTAGTCACATTAAGACTTACTTCCTGGGACGTTGGTGGCATCACTGCTATTGATATTAAAGAGGCTCAGCAATATAACGAGGCATACAACAGAATGATGCAAGTGTAA
- a CDS encoding c-type cytochrome, which yields MKKWIMSGLFFFACAFALVLMFTVPGREQEMAEEAGPTMPEVTLDAASAEEKAKGSCISCHGNQLEGGVGPSLQKVGAELNAEQLYKTISKGKGGGKMPAFEGQLSDEEIANLALWLSEKK from the coding sequence ATGAAGAAATGGATCATGAGCGGTTTGTTTTTCTTCGCTTGCGCTTTTGCCCTCGTGTTAATGTTTACGGTACCAGGAAGAGAACAAGAGATGGCAGAAGAAGCCGGACCCACTATGCCCGAGGTAACTCTGGATGCTGCAAGTGCTGAGGAAAAAGCTAAAGGAAGCTGTATCTCTTGTCATGGAAATCAGCTTGAAGGAGGCGTTGGTCCTTCCTTGCAAAAGGTTGGCGCTGAATTAAATGCTGAGCAGCTTTATAAGACGATTAGTAAGGGTAAAGGCGGAGGCAAAATGCCTGCTTTTGAAGGACAACTTTCCGACGAAGAAATTGCGAACCTTGCTCTTTGGCTATCCGAGAAAAAGTGA
- a CDS encoding GNAT family N-acetyltransferase: MTQTSPVFRVMPMTEEQAAEISTWEYEPPYNIYGWLPWDQMKALEIEFGDPVLRAQQYVSVVREQELPALCGFAQLFPIEGVTRLGFGMRPSLCGNGYGQAFVSSVVHEAQKRNPSHVIDLEVLTWNTRAIRAYEKAGFVIDDTYERLTPEGTQLFHCMIYKKHVISS, encoded by the coding sequence ATGACACAAACATCCCCTGTTTTCCGAGTCATGCCCATGACCGAAGAGCAAGCTGCGGAGATTAGTACCTGGGAGTACGAGCCTCCCTATAATATATACGGCTGGCTGCCTTGGGATCAGATGAAAGCTTTAGAGATTGAGTTTGGAGATCCCGTGCTAAGAGCACAGCAATATGTATCTGTAGTACGAGAACAAGAGTTGCCTGCACTATGTGGTTTTGCTCAGCTGTTTCCTATAGAAGGAGTCACTCGGCTTGGCTTTGGTATGCGTCCCTCTTTGTGTGGCAATGGGTACGGTCAGGCCTTTGTGTCTTCTGTTGTACATGAAGCTCAAAAAAGGAATCCAAGCCATGTCATTGACTTGGAAGTGCTCACCTGGAATACGAGAGCCATTCGGGCGTACGAAAAAGCTGGGTTTGTTATTGATGACACATATGAGCGGCTGACTCCTGAAGGTACTCAATTATTTCACTGCATGATTTACAAAAAACATGTCATATCTAGCTGA
- a CDS encoding C40 family peptidase, translating into MKKTLTAAALSLAIALSIGTGSAFADSKMDKVIESVQGTDYKYGGTTLSGFDCSGFTMYVFEKLGIELPRQSGSQFNMGTEVSRSDIRTGDLVFFNTSGKGVSHVGIFVGDGKFAHASSSKGVTISKLDESYYAKRYVGAKRIMSTEQFETATLD; encoded by the coding sequence TTGAAAAAGACATTAACTGCTGCAGCGCTAAGCCTAGCAATCGCATTATCCATTGGAACAGGGAGTGCATTTGCTGACTCCAAAATGGACAAGGTTATTGAAAGCGTTCAGGGAACAGACTATAAATACGGCGGAACTACTCTTAGTGGTTTTGATTGTTCTGGTTTCACGATGTACGTATTCGAGAAGCTGGGAATTGAACTACCAAGACAATCGGGTTCACAGTTCAATATGGGTACAGAAGTGTCTCGTTCTGATATTAGAACGGGTGATCTTGTATTCTTTAATACCAGCGGTAAAGGGGTATCCCATGTAGGTATTTTTGTTGGGGATGGTAAGTTTGCACATGCTTCTTCCTCTAAAGGCGTGACGATCAGTAAGCTTGACGAAAGCTACTATGCAAAGCGTTATGTAGGTGCAAAGCGAATTATGAGTACTGAACAGTTCGAAACAGCTACTCTAGACTAA
- a CDS encoding M1 family metallopeptidase yields the protein MTPVRAKIILSSVLAICVLGGTLLLSLSQAPSTQSALAPIPGNVNAQVPAPTEGIVQTPLAEVLSDRVVEYHIDVQLTEDHVLKGTSTLTWTHPGKKTVSELYFHLYPNAFASDETTFMKESGGKLRGDAMPKDGYGSMKLTEIKTPDGLSLLHRIQYVQPDDGNIHDKSLVKVRLPKPVKGGESITLHMSFEVDMPRIFARMGTADNFVMAGQWFPKLSVYEPVGTRNRKTEGWNLHQYHGNSEFYSDFGIYSVRIAVPANYTVAATGFPTKPYYKKDDQRIYQFYADDVHDFAWAASPDFVVVEEPFSAPNVPGVRIKLFLDPAHADLKDRYLYAAKSALSNFSKWYGKYPYSTLSIVVPPKAGNGAGGMEYPTLVTAFGADETSPGYELERTVIHEIGHQYFYGMIASNEFEEAWLDEAFTSYAEERLMEQEYGLSSHIPLQSGYITSPASLTQEAWKYDSQQHYAENVYTRGKLVLRAIEQQIGIKKMDKVMSAYAAKYRFKHPTTKDFQTVLEQVTRKSWAAFFDQYVYSNMMADFAVDSVQVKDQSTETEPNYISTVKLSKRAGDYTGIPVVFAFKDGHMIRKEWDGKDANVIYNLTYKEPIEWVMVDPSYSIAIENKHINNYMRAEVEEEIQTRFNISITKLIETLLGSLSW from the coding sequence ATGACCCCAGTTCGCGCGAAAATAATTCTATCCTCTGTTCTTGCTATTTGTGTTCTCGGCGGCACACTGCTGCTCAGTTTAAGCCAAGCCCCATCTACGCAATCTGCCCTTGCGCCGATACCGGGCAATGTAAATGCCCAAGTGCCTGCGCCCACAGAGGGAATTGTACAGACACCGCTTGCCGAGGTGCTTAGTGACCGTGTAGTTGAATATCACATTGATGTTCAATTAACAGAAGACCATGTCCTTAAAGGCACTTCTACCTTGACGTGGACCCATCCAGGTAAGAAAACGGTGAGTGAGCTTTATTTTCATTTGTATCCCAATGCGTTTGCCTCAGATGAGACAACCTTTATGAAAGAATCGGGAGGCAAACTCAGAGGAGATGCGATGCCGAAAGATGGTTACGGCTCCATGAAACTTACAGAAATAAAAACACCAGACGGTCTTTCTCTCCTTCATCGCATTCAATATGTACAGCCCGATGACGGAAATATACACGATAAGAGTCTGGTCAAAGTCCGTTTGCCCAAGCCTGTAAAAGGGGGAGAATCGATCACCCTCCATATGTCCTTTGAAGTGGATATGCCCAGGATCTTTGCCAGGATGGGAACAGCAGATAACTTCGTTATGGCAGGACAATGGTTTCCCAAACTAAGTGTCTATGAACCTGTCGGAACACGCAACCGAAAGACCGAAGGTTGGAATTTACATCAATATCACGGTAATTCCGAATTTTACTCAGACTTTGGAATTTATAGTGTACGTATTGCGGTACCTGCTAATTATACCGTAGCAGCAACGGGTTTCCCAACCAAACCTTATTATAAAAAGGACGATCAGCGTATTTATCAGTTCTATGCTGATGATGTTCATGACTTTGCTTGGGCCGCTTCCCCCGATTTTGTCGTTGTAGAAGAACCGTTCTCTGCACCGAATGTACCTGGAGTCCGAATTAAGCTTTTTCTAGACCCTGCTCATGCTGATCTTAAAGACCGCTACCTGTATGCAGCAAAATCGGCTTTATCCAATTTTAGCAAATGGTACGGAAAATACCCGTACTCCACATTATCCATCGTTGTGCCTCCCAAAGCAGGAAATGGAGCCGGCGGGATGGAGTATCCTACCTTGGTTACCGCTTTCGGCGCAGATGAAACATCGCCTGGTTATGAGCTGGAGCGCACTGTCATTCATGAGATTGGACATCAATACTTCTATGGCATGATTGCAAGTAATGAATTTGAAGAAGCTTGGCTTGACGAGGCCTTTACTTCCTATGCTGAGGAACGCTTAATGGAACAAGAATATGGGCTTTCATCCCACATCCCTTTGCAGTCTGGTTATATTACTTCTCCTGCCTCCCTCACGCAGGAAGCATGGAAATATGATTCACAGCAGCATTATGCAGAAAATGTATACACCCGCGGCAAACTCGTCTTGCGAGCCATTGAGCAGCAAATCGGCATCAAAAAAATGGACAAAGTCATGTCTGCCTATGCTGCCAAGTACCGTTTTAAACATCCAACGACGAAAGATTTTCAGACCGTACTCGAACAAGTTACCCGCAAATCTTGGGCTGCTTTCTTCGATCAGTATGTATACAGCAACATGATGGCTGACTTTGCTGTAGACTCGGTCCAGGTGAAGGATCAAAGCACAGAAACGGAACCAAACTACATCTCAACTGTAAAATTGAGTAAGAGAGCTGGAGACTACACCGGAATCCCAGTAGTGTTTGCCTTTAAAGACGGTCATATGATTCGCAAAGAGTGGGACGGCAAAGATGCGAATGTTATCTACAATCTAACGTATAAAGAACCTATAGAATGGGTCATGGTAGACCCTTCCTACTCGATCGCCATTGAAAACAAACATATTAATAATTATATGAGAGCTGAAGTAGAAGAAGAAATACAGACTCGGTTTAACATCAGTATTACGAAACTGATTGAAACCCTGCTTGGAAGTCTGTCATGGTGA
- a CDS encoding YwhD family protein has translation MEQNGQIGKKQIALNIVNSKSKHKGFGSGSIDLNNVSPVIIDGGVATIDIGAMHAKSKVERGIKFSTEKADVPNGRQVWLVWVAVDRTAEGQFYAGATACEMLIDTEAKRGWKILADHVNKMDYAMKRRVMLDELGDEDKAALKHLLISHNEDWWNAAPDELKQALETN, from the coding sequence ATGGAACAAAACGGTCAAATTGGCAAGAAGCAGATTGCCTTAAATATTGTGAACAGCAAGAGTAAGCATAAAGGTTTTGGTTCAGGTTCGATTGATTTGAACAACGTTTCTCCTGTTATCATTGATGGAGGCGTTGCTACCATTGATATTGGTGCGATGCATGCAAAGAGTAAGGTAGAACGCGGTATTAAATTTTCTACGGAAAAAGCAGATGTACCGAATGGCCGGCAAGTATGGTTAGTATGGGTAGCAGTAGATCGTACGGCAGAAGGCCAGTTTTACGCAGGAGCGACCGCATGTGAGATGTTGATCGATACAGAAGCAAAACGCGGCTGGAAGATTCTCGCTGACCATGTAAATAAAATGGATTATGCAATGAAGCGCCGTGTCATGTTAGATGAGCTGGGAGATGAAGATAAGGCAGCATTAAAGCATCTGCTTATTTCTCATAATGAAGACTGGTGGAATGCAGCTCCAGATGAACTCAAACAGGCACTAGAGACGAACTAA
- a CDS encoding transglycosylase domain-containing protein produces MPESTDQSKTQYSRTKKILKWLAGLTVLGLIFAVILLVYLYATSLPLADNDHNSRLFDIDGEVIATFSPEGKDSIPVKLDQVAPALTQATISVEDRKFYSHFGFDWKGVARAILVNIKEMNMSQGASTITQQLARNLYLSHEKTWSRKIKEAIYTAQLEMKYTKDEILQMYLNEIYYGHGAYGIESAAQMYFGKSAADLNLAESAMLAGIPKGPTYYSPYNNMKKAKDRQKVVLNSMVTTGAITQEEADEAYNELLDIKPKSQPKTNEKASYFRDYIRNVVVNDLGIDSAKLEHGGLNIYTTLDMQMQEAAEDAIANGMDKESDLEVGLVSIDPRNGYVKAMVGGTDYNSSQYNHALADNRQPASSFKPIMYLAAISSKQMTAISQFDSKPTVFKYDNDRKTYEPKNFGDKYLGPIDMRKAIAVSDNIYAVSTLMQIGTDPVIEMAKKLGITSSLNPVPSLALGTSPVSPFEMASAYSVLANEGLRNAPIAVLKITDAADRIVYKVPEQTPEQVVDTASAYVVTSLLESVFDTGGTAHRVADKIKRPVAGKTGTTSSDAWLVGYTPELSTAVWVGYDNNQEITTSESRRAAPIFAEYMEKALENVPPKIFPVPEEVVSVYIDPSTGKLAGENCESRRLEVFVRGTEPTEYCDEHEAKPGSNGEDDIQNDRDDSWWNHFKRWWTN; encoded by the coding sequence ATGCCAGAATCTACAGATCAGTCAAAAACGCAATATTCTCGCACCAAAAAGATTCTGAAGTGGTTAGCAGGACTAACCGTACTGGGTCTGATATTTGCTGTTATACTTCTTGTCTATCTATATGCGACTAGTCTTCCTCTTGCAGATAATGACCATAACTCCAGACTTTTTGATATAGATGGTGAAGTTATCGCCACATTCTCTCCCGAAGGGAAGGATTCCATTCCCGTCAAGTTAGACCAAGTTGCACCTGCGCTTACCCAGGCTACCATCTCGGTAGAAGATCGGAAGTTCTATTCTCATTTTGGGTTTGACTGGAAAGGAGTGGCTCGTGCCATTCTCGTTAATATAAAAGAGATGAACATGTCGCAAGGGGCTAGTACGATCACACAGCAGCTGGCAAGAAACTTGTATCTGTCTCATGAGAAAACGTGGTCTCGTAAAATTAAAGAGGCTATATACACGGCACAACTTGAAATGAAGTACACCAAAGATGAAATTTTACAAATGTATCTTAACGAAATTTATTACGGCCATGGTGCTTATGGTATTGAATCTGCAGCGCAAATGTATTTTGGCAAGTCTGCAGCCGATTTAAATTTAGCGGAAAGTGCCATGCTTGCCGGCATTCCAAAAGGACCGACCTATTATTCTCCTTACAACAATATGAAGAAGGCGAAAGATCGTCAAAAGGTTGTACTGAATTCAATGGTCACTACCGGAGCTATTACGCAAGAGGAAGCTGATGAGGCTTATAATGAATTGCTTGATATCAAGCCAAAAAGTCAGCCAAAGACAAATGAAAAAGCCTCCTATTTCCGAGACTATATAAGAAACGTAGTGGTTAATGATCTGGGGATCGATTCAGCTAAATTAGAACATGGCGGTCTTAACATTTACACCACCCTGGATATGCAGATGCAAGAAGCTGCTGAAGATGCGATCGCTAACGGAATGGATAAAGAAAGTGATCTTGAAGTAGGTTTAGTATCCATTGATCCGAGAAATGGATATGTAAAGGCCATGGTCGGAGGAACAGACTATAACTCCAGTCAGTACAACCATGCACTGGCGGATAATAGGCAGCCTGCATCCTCTTTTAAACCGATTATGTACTTGGCTGCCATTTCATCAAAGCAGATGACCGCTATCTCGCAATTTGATAGTAAACCGACTGTGTTCAAGTACGATAATGATCGTAAAACGTATGAACCAAAAAACTTTGGTGATAAATATCTTGGACCCATTGATATGAGAAAAGCGATTGCGGTCTCTGATAATATTTATGCGGTGAGTACTCTAATGCAAATTGGAACGGACCCAGTTATTGAAATGGCCAAAAAACTCGGGATTACGAGTTCCCTTAATCCCGTACCATCACTCGCGCTGGGTACATCGCCTGTCAGTCCTTTTGAGATGGCGTCGGCTTATTCAGTTCTCGCTAATGAGGGACTTCGTAATGCCCCTATAGCTGTGCTGAAAATTACGGATGCAGCAGACCGAATTGTCTACAAAGTGCCGGAACAGACCCCCGAACAAGTAGTAGATACCGCTTCTGCTTATGTAGTAACAAGTCTGCTCGAAAGTGTCTTTGATACAGGGGGAACCGCTCACCGGGTAGCCGATAAGATCAAGAGACCGGTTGCCGGGAAAACAGGCACCACAAGTTCAGATGCTTGGCTTGTAGGTTACACACCTGAATTATCGACAGCAGTATGGGTAGGATATGATAATAATCAGGAGATTACTACTTCTGAAAGCCGAAGAGCCGCTCCTATTTTTGCAGAATATATGGAAAAAGCGCTCGAAAATGTTCCGCCGAAAATATTCCCTGTTCCTGAAGAAGTGGTTAGTGTCTATATCGATCCTTCTACCGGAAAACTTGCCGGGGAGAACTGTGAAAGCCGTAGACTTGAAGTGTTTGTCCGCGGTACAGAACCTACGGAATACTGTGATGAACATGAAGCAAAACCGGGCTCAAACGGAGAAGATGACATTCAAAATGACCGAGATGATTCTTGGTGGAATCACTTTAAACGTTGGTGGACGAATTAA